In Bradyrhizobium sp. CCBAU 051011, the following are encoded in one genomic region:
- the htpX gene encoding zinc metalloprotease HtpX — protein sequence MSYLKTAILLAGLTGLFMGVGYLIGGATGAMIALVIAAATNIFAYWNSDRMVLSMYGAHEVDRNSAPDLVHLVAELAGRAGLPMPRVFVMDEAQPNAFATGRNPQNAAVAVTTGLMQQLSREELAGVIAHELAHIKNHDTLLMTITATIAGAISMLAQFGMFFGGNRDNNHGPGIIGSIAMMILAPLGAMLVQMAISRTREYAADDLGARICGQPMWLASALSKIAGAAHVVPNPEAERNPATAHMFIINPLSGQGMDNLFTTHPSTENRIAALQQLAAQMGAQGGTLSVNDRGNYPRRGPWGRTSASRGPWG from the coding sequence ATGAGCTATCTGAAGACTGCCATTCTTTTGGCCGGTCTTACCGGCCTCTTCATGGGCGTCGGCTATCTGATCGGCGGCGCCACCGGTGCGATGATCGCGCTCGTGATCGCGGCCGCCACCAACATATTTGCCTACTGGAATTCCGACCGCATGGTGCTGTCGATGTACGGCGCCCATGAGGTCGACCGGAATAGCGCGCCCGACCTCGTTCATCTCGTGGCCGAGCTCGCCGGCCGCGCCGGCCTGCCGATGCCGCGCGTGTTCGTGATGGACGAGGCGCAGCCCAATGCGTTCGCCACCGGCCGCAATCCGCAAAACGCCGCGGTCGCCGTCACCACGGGCCTGATGCAACAGCTCAGCCGCGAGGAGCTCGCCGGCGTGATCGCGCACGAGCTCGCGCACATCAAGAACCACGACACGCTCTTGATGACCATTACCGCGACCATCGCCGGTGCGATCTCGATGCTGGCGCAGTTCGGCATGTTCTTCGGCGGCAACCGCGACAACAATCACGGCCCCGGCATCATCGGCTCGATCGCCATGATGATCCTGGCGCCGCTCGGCGCCATGCTGGTGCAGATGGCGATCAGCCGGACCCGCGAATACGCCGCCGACGATCTCGGCGCGCGCATCTGCGGTCAGCCGATGTGGCTGGCGTCGGCCTTGAGCAAGATCGCGGGTGCCGCACATGTCGTGCCGAACCCGGAAGCCGAGCGCAATCCGGCAACCGCGCACATGTTCATCATCAACCCGCTGTCGGGGCAGGGCATGGACAATCTGTTCACGACGCACCCCTCGACCGAGAACCGCATCGCCGCGCTGCAGCAGCTCGCGGCGCAGATGGGCGCGCAAGGCGGAACGCTTTCCGTCAACGACCGCGGTAACTACCCGCGCCGCGGCCCGTGGGGCCGCACCTCCGCTTCGCGCGGTCCATGGGGCTAA
- a CDS encoding LysR family transcriptional regulator codes for MERLDDLETFVAVVEKGSQAAAARHLRRPLQSLNRSLIALERAVGVELIKRTTRRSEPTEAGRMFYERIKPAVAEIIAARNEAANIRGEVSGPLKIGAPVLFASSYVAPIIGRFLKLYPNVEIELKAADDQVDLVADGLDMAVRIGESVDEQLTARRLQALRVVTCGTPAYLAEHGTPKHPDELGSHHCVLRAGGADKWPFRVGGKLQAVRVSGRFHSNSAAAIRAVAGEGIGLAQLPLWQIRELVEQGTLLIVLAEFETEGMPIQLVWPPTKAPLERMRRFADFLANGLKTELL; via the coding sequence ATGGAACGGTTGGACGACCTCGAAACATTCGTGGCCGTGGTCGAGAAGGGCAGTCAGGCCGCCGCGGCGCGCCACCTTAGACGTCCACTGCAATCCCTCAACCGCTCGCTGATCGCCCTGGAACGCGCCGTCGGCGTCGAGCTCATCAAGCGCACGACGCGACGATCGGAGCCGACGGAAGCCGGGCGAATGTTCTACGAGCGCATCAAGCCGGCCGTTGCCGAAATCATCGCGGCGCGGAACGAAGCTGCCAACATCCGCGGCGAGGTCTCGGGTCCGCTGAAGATCGGCGCGCCGGTGCTGTTCGCCTCGTCCTATGTCGCGCCGATCATTGGCCGCTTTCTAAAGCTCTATCCGAACGTCGAGATCGAGCTGAAGGCAGCTGACGATCAGGTCGATCTTGTTGCTGATGGCCTCGACATGGCGGTGCGGATCGGTGAGTCCGTCGATGAACAGCTGACCGCGCGCCGGCTACAGGCGCTGCGGGTCGTGACGTGTGGTACGCCGGCCTACCTCGCGGAGCATGGCACCCCGAAACACCCAGATGAGCTCGGAAGCCATCACTGCGTGCTGCGCGCGGGCGGGGCCGACAAATGGCCGTTTCGCGTCGGCGGCAAGCTGCAGGCGGTCCGGGTTTCCGGCCGCTTTCACTCCAACAGCGCTGCGGCGATCCGCGCGGTGGCCGGCGAAGGCATCGGCCTCGCGCAACTGCCGCTCTGGCAAATCAGAGAACTCGTCGAGCAAGGCACGCTTTTGATCGTGCTGGCTGAATTCGAGACCGAAGGCATGCCGATCCAGCTTGTCTGGCCGCCGACGAAAGCACCGCTGGAGCGGATGCGGCGCTTCGCCGATTTCCTGGCGAACGGTCTCAAGACCGAATTGCTCTAG
- a CDS encoding FAD-binding protein: MTSDRRTFLGTGLGIAAAVTSHTYGLTAAAQADAAEMPSRDSARSEASGDFGRLIHREPRAVAQPVSSAEVASLLRLARSEGLKVAARGQGHSIYGRSLSEDGIVIDMGRLGSIRELRPDRIVVEAGATWKSVLDATLAQGLTPPVLTNYLGLSVGGTLAVGGIGGASSRHGMQTDNVLEFDVVTGDGQELTCSATSNPNAFDAVRAGLGQCGIITRATLRLQRAPERVRRFQLFYLGLTELMADQRRVLAEERFDQLQGAILPDSAGGWRYQLDAAVYYNEDRLPDDAALLKILSDTRSAAVITDLTYGEDAAAFAKFEALLRSKGQWATPKPWLLTFLHARNAEQIARDVLAGLTDADVGPFGRITCYPMLTRACRTPLFRLPDESIVFPFNVIRMPASNDAAAAQRMVAQNRVLYDRIRSAGGLQYPVGAFPMSHGDWKDHFGSSWPRFSESKQRLDPANLLTPGYGIF; encoded by the coding sequence ATGACGTCAGACAGACGCACATTCCTGGGTACCGGCCTCGGCATCGCCGCCGCCGTTACTTCGCATACCTACGGCCTGACCGCCGCCGCGCAGGCCGATGCCGCCGAAATGCCGTCGCGCGACAGCGCTCGCAGCGAGGCAAGCGGGGATTTCGGCCGCCTGATCCATCGCGAGCCGCGCGCGGTGGCGCAGCCGGTTTCCAGTGCGGAGGTCGCCAGCCTGTTGCGCCTGGCGAGAAGCGAGGGGCTGAAGGTTGCGGCGCGCGGTCAGGGCCATTCGATCTACGGCCGCTCGCTGAGCGAAGACGGCATCGTGATCGACATGGGCAGGCTCGGTTCGATCCGCGAGCTGCGGCCGGACCGCATTGTGGTCGAGGCCGGCGCCACCTGGAAAAGCGTGCTCGACGCCACGCTCGCGCAAGGCCTGACGCCGCCGGTGCTGACCAACTATCTCGGCCTGTCGGTCGGCGGCACACTGGCGGTCGGCGGGATCGGCGGTGCCTCCTCCCGGCATGGCATGCAAACCGACAACGTTCTCGAATTCGACGTGGTCACCGGAGACGGACAGGAACTGACCTGTTCGGCGACATCGAACCCGAATGCTTTTGACGCCGTTCGGGCCGGGCTCGGCCAGTGCGGCATCATCACGCGCGCGACCCTGCGCCTGCAGCGTGCTCCGGAGCGCGTGCGCCGCTTTCAACTGTTCTATCTTGGCCTGACCGAGCTCATGGCCGACCAGCGACGCGTCTTGGCGGAAGAACGCTTCGACCAGTTGCAGGGAGCAATCCTTCCCGACAGCGCCGGCGGCTGGCGATACCAGCTTGACGCGGCCGTCTACTACAACGAGGACCGTCTTCCGGACGACGCAGCTCTGCTCAAGATTCTATCGGACACGCGCAGCGCCGCCGTAATAACCGACCTGACCTATGGCGAAGACGCCGCCGCATTTGCAAAATTCGAAGCCCTGCTCCGATCGAAGGGCCAGTGGGCCACGCCAAAACCCTGGTTGCTGACGTTCCTGCACGCCCGCAACGCGGAACAAATCGCGCGCGACGTCCTTGCCGGATTGACCGATGCGGATGTCGGACCGTTCGGACGGATCACCTGCTATCCGATGCTGACGCGCGCGTGCCGCACGCCGCTATTTCGGCTGCCCGACGAGAGCATCGTCTTCCCGTTCAACGTCATCCGCATGCCGGCGTCGAACGATGCGGCCGCGGCGCAGCGGATGGTCGCGCAGAATCGCGTGCTTTACGATCGCATCCGCAGCGCCGGCGGCCTGCAGTATCCGGTCGGCGCCTTTCCGATGTCGCACGGCGACTGGAAGGATCATTTCGGATCGAGCTGGCCGCGATTCAGCGAGAGCAAGCAGCGCCTCGATCCTGCCAATTTGCTCACGCCGGGCTACGGTATCTTCTAA
- a CDS encoding SDR family NAD(P)-dependent oxidoreductase, with protein sequence MSIFDLTGRTAIITGGNGGIGLGIAQALNAAGCNVSIWGRNADKNKAAAATMSAGPGKVHTEICDVSDPASVKAAMKATLDTFGRVDGCFANAGIGGGGRRAFIDRTEEEWRKMFATNLDGVFHVFQAAARHMTERAEGGDRFGRLVATSSLASLFGTARNEHYAGTKAALNALCRALAVELAHHGVTANAILPGWIKSDMTAGIMANDKFVANVMPRIPVRRFGEPTDFGGIAVYLMSKASSYHTADCFVIDGGYTAF encoded by the coding sequence ATGAGCATCTTTGACCTCACCGGCCGCACGGCCATCATCACGGGCGGCAATGGCGGTATCGGCCTCGGTATCGCACAGGCACTGAACGCTGCCGGCTGCAACGTCTCGATCTGGGGCCGCAACGCGGACAAGAACAAGGCCGCGGCCGCGACCATGTCGGCCGGCCCAGGCAAGGTTCATACAGAGATCTGCGACGTCTCCGATCCCGCCTCCGTCAAGGCCGCGATGAAGGCAACGCTCGACACGTTCGGCCGCGTCGACGGCTGCTTTGCCAATGCCGGTATCGGCGGCGGAGGACGCCGTGCCTTCATCGACCGCACCGAGGAGGAATGGCGAAAAATGTTCGCGACCAATCTCGACGGCGTCTTCCACGTGTTTCAGGCTGCGGCGCGTCACATGACCGAACGCGCGGAAGGTGGCGACAGATTCGGCCGGCTGGTCGCGACCTCCAGCCTCGCCTCGCTGTTCGGCACCGCCCGCAACGAGCATTACGCCGGCACGAAAGCGGCGCTGAACGCGCTGTGCCGCGCGCTCGCCGTCGAACTTGCGCACCACGGCGTCACCGCAAATGCGATCCTGCCCGGCTGGATTAAGAGCGACATGACCGCCGGCATCATGGCCAACGACAAGTTCGTCGCCAACGTGATGCCGCGCATTCCCGTGCGCCGCTTCGGCGAACCGACCGATTTCGGCGGCATCGCCGTGTACCTCATGAGCAAGGCTTCGTCGTATCATACGGCGGATTGTTTTGTGATCGATGGCGGGTATACGGCGTTTTGA
- a CDS encoding enoyl-CoA hydratase/isomerase, whose product MQFKHVTLDFDGPVAVLKLDHQEVMNAVSMDTLGGLGEALDAIEEKREEVRCVVLTGAGRAFCTGANLQGRNNQKPGKSNAGQSLEIGFHPFLRRIRRLHCPLVTAVNGPAAGAGMSFALMGDMILCARSSYFLQAFRRIGLVPDCGSTWLLPRMIGKARSVELSLMGERLPAEKALEWGLVNRVYDDAVLMEEAMKLAHELANGPTIALSLIRKLYWDSPENSFEEQLNLEFESQRIAGAAEDFKEGVTAFLEKRPAKFKGK is encoded by the coding sequence ATGCAATTCAAGCACGTCACGCTCGATTTCGACGGCCCGGTTGCCGTTCTCAAGCTCGACCATCAGGAGGTCATGAACGCGGTCTCGATGGACACGCTGGGCGGTCTCGGCGAGGCGCTCGATGCGATCGAGGAGAAGCGGGAGGAAGTCCGCTGCGTCGTGCTGACCGGCGCGGGGCGCGCCTTCTGCACCGGTGCCAATCTGCAGGGGCGCAACAACCAGAAGCCCGGCAAGAGCAATGCCGGACAATCGCTGGAAATCGGCTTTCACCCGTTCCTGCGCCGTATTCGCCGGCTGCATTGCCCGCTCGTCACCGCCGTCAACGGTCCCGCCGCCGGCGCCGGGATGAGTTTTGCATTGATGGGCGACATGATCCTGTGCGCCCGCTCGTCCTACTTTCTACAGGCGTTCCGCCGCATCGGCCTGGTGCCGGATTGCGGCTCGACCTGGCTGCTGCCGCGGATGATCGGCAAGGCGCGTTCGGTTGAGCTGTCCTTGATGGGCGAACGGCTGCCGGCAGAGAAGGCGCTGGAATGGGGCCTCGTCAACCGCGTCTATGACGATGCGGTTTTGATGGAAGAGGCGATGAAGCTCGCGCATGAGCTCGCCAATGGTCCCACGATTGCGCTGTCGCTGATCCGAAAGCTTTATTGGGACAGCCCGGAAAATTCCTTCGAGGAACAGCTCAACCTCGAATTCGAATCGCAACGCATCGCCGGCGCGGCGGAGGATTTCAAGGAAGGCGTCACCGCTTTCCTGGAAAAGCGCCCGGCCAAGTTCAAAGGCAAATGA
- a CDS encoding phosphotransferase family protein, with the protein MIEAQLGRCVAFWYPGATGVTGAAKLSGGASQETWTFDIVHPGGNVGAILRRAPPGFGASPGRAAGLDAEATLMQLAHDAGLPSPRVMHVLKPEDELGRGFIMQRIEGETIARKILRDEQFAKARPILARQLGRVIAGIHGLPAAKLPKLREMSATKEIADLEREYRSFNWPRPVFELALRWLRERDPGPSQEVTLVHGDFRHGNLIIGPDGVRAVLDWELAHFGDPMEDLGWICVNSWRFGEIDKPVGGFGTREDLFAGYEEAGRKVDASRVMFWEVMGTLRWGIMCCGMMQRFRAGPDHSMERAMIGRRSSETEIDLLRLLAPRGG; encoded by the coding sequence ATGATCGAGGCCCAACTCGGCCGCTGCGTCGCCTTCTGGTATCCGGGAGCGACCGGCGTGACCGGCGCCGCAAAACTCTCCGGCGGCGCCAGCCAGGAGACCTGGACGTTCGACATTGTGCATCCGGGCGGCAATGTCGGCGCCATCCTGCGCCGCGCGCCGCCAGGATTTGGCGCGTCGCCGGGGCGGGCCGCCGGGCTCGATGCCGAAGCGACGCTGATGCAACTCGCGCATGATGCCGGCCTGCCGTCACCGCGAGTGATGCACGTGCTGAAGCCGGAAGACGAACTCGGCCGCGGCTTCATCATGCAACGCATCGAGGGCGAGACCATCGCGCGCAAGATTCTGCGTGACGAGCAATTTGCCAAAGCGCGACCGATATTGGCGCGGCAGTTGGGCAGGGTGATCGCGGGCATCCATGGCCTGCCGGCGGCAAAACTGCCGAAGCTGCGCGAGATGAGTGCGACCAAGGAGATCGCCGACCTCGAGCGCGAATACCGCAGCTTCAACTGGCCGCGGCCGGTATTCGAACTGGCGTTGCGCTGGCTGCGCGAGCGCGATCCCGGACCGTCGCAGGAGGTGACGCTGGTGCATGGCGATTTCCGCCACGGCAACCTCATCATCGGCCCCGATGGCGTTCGTGCCGTGCTGGACTGGGAGCTCGCGCATTTCGGCGACCCGATGGAGGATCTCGGCTGGATCTGCGTCAATTCCTGGCGCTTCGGCGAGATCGACAAGCCGGTCGGCGGCTTTGGCACGCGCGAGGACCTGTTCGCAGGTTATGAGGAAGCCGGCCGCAAGGTCGATGCTAGCAGAGTGATGTTCTGGGAAGTGATGGGCACGCTGCGCTGGGGCATCATGTGCTGCGGCATGATGCAGCGTTTTCGTGCGGGCCCCGACCATTCGATGGAGCGCGCCATGATCGGGCGGCGCTCGTCGGAGACGGAAATCGATTTGTTACGACTGCTGGCTCCGAGAGGAGGGTAA
- a CDS encoding DUF6285 domain-containing protein, with translation MQDEPTPTELIKAVADFLRNEIAPGIKGHNAFKLRVGINALDLVTRQLALEQGSDAAEAVRLKQLLSSDGSLFELNRALSDKIATGEVDLQTPGLAEHLWQTTMDKLAVDQPNYASYKRELGNQ, from the coding sequence ATGCAGGACGAACCCACTCCCACCGAACTGATCAAGGCGGTCGCGGACTTCCTCCGCAACGAGATCGCACCGGGGATCAAGGGCCACAACGCCTTCAAGCTCCGCGTCGGCATCAACGCGCTGGATCTCGTGACGCGGCAACTAGCGCTGGAGCAGGGGAGCGATGCCGCGGAAGCTGTGCGGCTGAAGCAGTTGCTTAGCTCGGATGGCTCGCTGTTCGAGTTGAATCGCGCGTTGTCGGACAAGATTGCAACAGGCGAAGTCGATCTGCAGACGCCGGGCCTCGCCGAACACCTCTGGCAGACGACCATGGACAAGCTCGCCGTCGACCAGCCGAACTACGCGTCGTACAAAAGGGAGTTGGGGAATCAGTAG
- a CDS encoding enoyl-CoA hydratase-related protein, whose amino-acid sequence MDLKFSEVTRKGPITIITLSRPEVYNALHIDAHFELNKVFDDFSADPEQWVAIVTGAGDKAFCAGNDLKWQAAGGKRGWDKGGFAGLTSRFDCDKPIIAAVNGVAMGGGFEIALACDLIIAAENATFALPEPRVGLAALAGGVHRLPRQIGLKRAMGMILTARHVSAKEGLELGFVNEVVPVGEALAAAERWAETICKNSPMSIRASKQAIQRGLDGSLEQAIAEQREYPAVKAMAASQDYIEGPKAFAEKRPPKWLGR is encoded by the coding sequence ATGGACCTGAAATTCTCAGAGGTGACGCGCAAGGGGCCGATCACGATCATCACGCTGTCGCGGCCGGAAGTGTACAATGCGTTGCATATCGACGCGCATTTTGAGCTCAACAAGGTGTTCGACGATTTCTCGGCCGATCCCGAGCAATGGGTCGCGATCGTTACCGGCGCCGGCGACAAGGCGTTCTGCGCCGGCAACGACCTGAAATGGCAGGCGGCAGGAGGTAAGCGCGGCTGGGACAAGGGCGGCTTCGCCGGCCTCACCTCGCGCTTCGACTGCGACAAACCGATCATCGCCGCCGTCAACGGCGTCGCGATGGGCGGCGGTTTTGAGATCGCGCTGGCTTGCGATCTGATCATCGCCGCGGAGAATGCGACCTTCGCCCTGCCCGAGCCCCGCGTCGGCCTCGCCGCGCTCGCCGGCGGCGTGCACCGGCTGCCGCGGCAGATCGGGCTGAAGCGCGCCATGGGCATGATCCTGACCGCCCGCCACGTCTCGGCGAAGGAGGGCCTCGAGCTCGGTTTTGTGAACGAGGTGGTTCCCGTCGGTGAAGCGCTTGCGGCGGCCGAGCGCTGGGCGGAGACGATCTGCAAGAATTCGCCGATGTCGATCCGCGCTTCCAAGCAGGCCATCCAGCGCGGGCTTGACGGATCGCTGGAACAGGCGATCGCCGAGCAGCGGGAGTATCCGGCCGTGAAGGCGATGGCGGCCTCGCAGGACTACATCGAGGGGCCGAAGGCGTTTGCCGAAAAGCGACCGCCGAAGTGGCTGGGGCGGTAA
- a CDS encoding acyl-CoA dehydrogenase family protein, whose amino-acid sequence MDFNLPADLTAYLDELDRFIVREIKPLEEADDNIRFFDHRREWARTDFENGGLPRHEWEALLRKAKNLADAAGHLRFAIPRRYGGKDGSNLWMAVIREHFASKGLGLHNDLQNEHSIVGNLPLVTMLDRYGTDEQKAMIEGSITGKYRITFGLTEPDHGSDATHMETRAVQSTRDNVKGWIINGQKMWTTGMHVATHCALFARTSGNDGDARGITCFLVPAKSEGVKVEEYMWTFNMPTDHPRVSFTDVFVPDDALFGEIGRGLSLAQCFVHENRIRQAASSLGAAVYCINESVKYARERKPFGKALAENQAIQWPLVELATQAEMLRLLIRKTAWEMDQLTQAQVEHTLSDRVSMCNYWANRLCCEAADRAMQVHGGMGYSRHKPFEHIYRHHRRYRITEGSEEIQKRKVAGFLFGYMGAGKH is encoded by the coding sequence TTGGATTTCAACCTGCCTGCCGACCTCACAGCCTATCTCGACGAACTCGACCGCTTCATCGTCCGCGAGATCAAGCCGCTGGAAGAGGCCGACGACAACATCCGCTTCTTCGATCATCGCCGCGAATGGGCGCGTACCGATTTCGAGAACGGCGGTCTGCCGCGGCATGAATGGGAAGCGTTGCTGCGCAAGGCCAAAAATCTCGCCGACGCCGCCGGTCATCTGCGCTTCGCGATCCCGAGGCGCTACGGCGGCAAGGACGGTTCCAACCTCTGGATGGCCGTGATCCGCGAACATTTCGCTTCAAAGGGTCTCGGCCTGCACAACGATCTGCAGAACGAACATTCGATCGTCGGCAACCTGCCGCTCGTCACCATGCTCGACCGCTACGGCACCGACGAGCAGAAGGCGATGATTGAAGGCTCGATAACAGGCAAATATCGCATTACGTTCGGCCTCACCGAGCCCGACCATGGTTCCGATGCGACGCATATGGAAACCAGGGCGGTGCAGTCGACCCGCGACAACGTCAAGGGCTGGATCATCAACGGCCAGAAGATGTGGACCACCGGCATGCATGTCGCCACCCATTGCGCGCTGTTTGCGCGGACGTCAGGCAATGACGGCGATGCCCGCGGCATCACCTGTTTTCTGGTGCCGGCGAAGAGCGAGGGCGTGAAGGTCGAGGAATACATGTGGACCTTCAACATGCCGACGGATCATCCGCGCGTCAGCTTCACCGATGTGTTCGTGCCTGACGATGCGCTGTTCGGCGAAATCGGGCGCGGCCTGTCGCTCGCGCAATGTTTTGTGCACGAGAACCGCATCCGGCAGGCGGCGAGTTCGCTGGGCGCGGCGGTCTACTGCATCAACGAAAGCGTCAAATACGCGCGTGAGCGAAAGCCGTTTGGCAAGGCGCTGGCCGAGAACCAGGCGATCCAGTGGCCGCTGGTAGAGCTTGCGACACAGGCGGAAATGCTGCGGCTATTGATCCGCAAGACCGCCTGGGAGATGGACCAGCTCACCCAGGCCCAGGTCGAGCACACGCTGTCCGATCGGGTGTCGATGTGCAACTACTGGGCAAACCGCCTGTGCTGCGAAGCCGCCGACCGCGCCATGCAGGTGCATGGCGGCATGGGCTATTCGCGCCACAAGCCGTTCGAGCACATCTACCGCCACCACCGCCGCTACCGCATCACCGAAGGCAGCGAGGAAATTCAGAAGCGGAAGGTGGCGGGATTCCTGTTCGGTTATATGGGGGCCGGGAAGCATTAG
- a CDS encoding GFA family protein has product MEGGCACGHIRYRLTGRPLIVNACHCTWCQRETGTVHALNAVYEFDRVEHLKAEPEIIDTPSASGKGQRIARCPICKVAIWSNYPGAGPAMRFVRVGTLDDPSQCPPDVHIFTSTKQPWLTLPPNAKVFAEFYDINEVWSEEAKTRRRALRERMKK; this is encoded by the coding sequence ATGGAAGGTGGATGCGCCTGCGGACATATCCGCTATCGCCTGACCGGCAGGCCGCTGATCGTCAACGCCTGCCATTGCACGTGGTGCCAGCGCGAGACTGGCACCGTGCACGCGCTCAACGCGGTGTACGAGTTTGACCGGGTTGAGCACCTCAAGGCCGAGCCTGAGATCATCGATACGCCCTCGGCCAGCGGCAAGGGCCAGCGCATCGCGCGCTGTCCAATTTGCAAGGTCGCCATCTGGAGCAACTATCCCGGGGCGGGGCCGGCGATGCGCTTCGTGCGCGTCGGCACGTTGGACGACCCGTCGCAATGCCCGCCGGACGTGCACATCTTCACGTCCACCAAGCAGCCCTGGTTGACGTTGCCGCCGAACGCCAAGGTGTTCGCCGAGTTCTACGATATCAACGAGGTCTGGTCGGAAGAAGCCAAGACGCGCCGCCGCGCGCTGCGCGAGCGGATGAAGAAATAG
- a CDS encoding fatty acid--CoA ligase, with the protein MSASQQPANLADMVRDRARIHGNALAYEFEGRQTTFSEFDVRTNRVANALMAMGVKPGERIAYLGKNSDFYFELLMGAMKAKVVMAPVNWRLAGPEIAFIVGDCKAPVLFVGPEFITQVRSIKPQLPDVRTIITTEGGAPEWQDFIAWRDAASADDPKVPISPKDIAIQLYTSGTTGKPKGAMLSHANFLNLATAGSEAEKPEWNKWTTDDVSLVAMPVFHIGGSGWGVIGLYHGAKSVIAREFDPTKVLDFLEQSGVTKLFMVPAAMQFVVRQPRARQVDFSRLKYMLYGASPIPAALLKECIEVFKCGFVQLYGMTETTGTIVALPPEDHVEGLERMRSAGKALPGIEIAILDPDGNRLPPRQVGEIATRSGSNMAGYWNLPEATARTLGSDGWLRTGDAGYMDEDGYLYIHDRIKDMIISGGENIYPAEVESAICDHPDVAEAAVIGIPDDKWGEAVKAVVVMKPGKQASATDIINFTRERIAGFKTPKSVDFMEALPRNPSGKILRRNLREPYWAGKDRQVN; encoded by the coding sequence ATGTCCGCTTCGCAGCAACCGGCGAATCTCGCCGACATGGTGCGCGACCGCGCCAGGATCCATGGGAACGCGCTGGCTTACGAATTCGAAGGACGCCAGACCACCTTTTCCGAATTCGACGTCAGGACCAACCGCGTTGCCAACGCGCTGATGGCGATGGGCGTCAAGCCGGGCGAGCGGATCGCCTATCTCGGCAAGAACAGCGACTTCTATTTCGAGCTGCTGATGGGCGCGATGAAGGCCAAGGTGGTGATGGCGCCGGTCAACTGGCGCCTCGCCGGCCCCGAGATCGCCTTCATCGTCGGCGACTGCAAGGCGCCGGTGCTGTTCGTGGGACCAGAGTTCATCACCCAGGTCCGCAGCATCAAGCCGCAATTGCCTGATGTCCGCACCATCATCACGACCGAGGGCGGCGCGCCGGAATGGCAGGATTTTATCGCCTGGCGCGATGCCGCCAGCGCCGACGACCCGAAGGTGCCGATCAGTCCGAAGGACATTGCGATCCAGCTCTATACCTCGGGCACCACAGGCAAGCCCAAGGGCGCGATGCTGTCGCATGCCAACTTCCTCAACCTCGCGACCGCCGGCAGCGAAGCCGAGAAGCCTGAATGGAATAAGTGGACGACGGATGACGTCTCGCTGGTGGCGATGCCGGTGTTCCATATCGGCGGCTCCGGCTGGGGCGTGATTGGTCTCTATCACGGCGCCAAGAGCGTGATTGCGCGCGAGTTCGATCCGACCAAGGTGTTGGACTTCCTCGAACAGTCCGGCGTCACCAAACTGTTCATGGTGCCGGCCGCGATGCAGTTCGTGGTGCGGCAGCCGCGGGCGCGGCAGGTCGATTTCTCCCGCCTGAAATACATGCTCTATGGCGCTTCCCCGATTCCCGCCGCGCTGCTGAAGGAGTGCATCGAGGTGTTCAAGTGCGGCTTCGTGCAGCTCTACGGCATGACCGAGACAACAGGCACCATCGTCGCCCTCCCACCCGAAGACCATGTCGAAGGGCTGGAGCGCATGCGCTCGGCCGGCAAGGCGCTGCCCGGCATCGAAATCGCGATCCTCGATCCCGACGGCAACCGGCTGCCGCCGCGCCAGGTCGGCGAGATCGCCACCCGCTCCGGCTCCAATATGGCGGGCTACTGGAACCTGCCGGAGGCGACCGCCAGAACGCTCGGCAGCGACGGTTGGCTGCGCACCGGCGACGCCGGCTACATGGACGAGGACGGCTACCTCTATATCCATGACCGCATCAAGGACATGATCATCTCCGGCGGCGAGAACATCTATCCGGCCGAAGTCGAGAGTGCGATCTGCGATCATCCTGACGTCGCCGAAGCCGCCGTGATCGGCATCCCCGACGACAAATGGGGCGAAGCAGTGAAGGCGGTCGTGGTGATGAAGCCCGGCAAGCAGGCGAGCGCCACCGACATCATCAATTTTACCCGCGAGCGCATCGCCGGCTTCAAGACGCCGAAGTCGGTCGACTTCATGGAGGCGCTGCCGCGCAATCCGTCGGGGAAGATTTTGCGGCGGAATCTGCGCGAGCCGTATTGGGCGGGCAAGGACCGGCAGGTGAATTAG